Proteins found in one Neodiprion lecontei isolate iyNeoLeco1 chromosome 6, iyNeoLeco1.1, whole genome shotgun sequence genomic segment:
- the LOC107221043 gene encoding E3 ubiquitin-protein ligase SH3RF3-like isoform X1 produces the protein MDECMLNDLLECSVCLERLDTSSKVLPCQHTFCKKCLEEILSTHRELRCPECRVLVDVKIDDLPPNVLLMRILEGMRNATPRAIKTSVRGTPGPQRLLGGHQVAPVSATANQVPITIPVEPMRQTNSAAKQVHLHNQPYGRAIYDYISKVPGDLSFKKGDIVILSKKIDNNWYFGECGNSHGVFPLSYVQVMTPLPPHVPQCKALYDFRMTNDDEDGCLTFNKGEVISVIRRVDENWAEGKLLDRIGIFPLAFVELNSIARALMKLSTNAQPGPSRVAPPTPTNEETTPLIPTDHSRNVQAASQPRPQIPLASTLPMSDSSSVVSSGGSSTTTTPNTPNSSNTSSSSSTAPSSPSSPAATSPPAVGSRHSMKRHSFTAMNSGHHPHTHHRHSAEILSPAIDAALTGANEPFTPVQTSSSTDPGVRHKRSGSSDLVLAQPSQSMLTTPGGSHLPAAYIALYPYKPQKADELELRKGGIYMVTERCQDGWFKGTSNRTQKCGVFPGNYVAPAKSQLQIRNICRNASSTATHQSNQSTSVSSSGNEPRPCITYTRNKGPAPQPLGSRPPPPELPPRTTSPASGISSSWHSQGETQNQGQSQANEQQSLAANPLGRSHSAVMSSNLASPGKQTMLLSPLGDLNRSPNNTLRLASTVSPPPNTSVAAGTARNIEKKEKKEKGVSLMRRLTNIKKSKSPPPTSYSMDNPVFDDGNTVTVVNPVHIRSGSCPSQLLQVCPQLDVNTQNTHLRLYTGSGSSHATASQRLKHKERPSLPVTFLQRSGDNGVSTAAVGNHHRKSNSLDAGSAKQSKQQTSVRERDRVYRFRCIVPYPPNSEFELELRVGDIIHVLKKRDDGWYKGTLQRTGRTGLFPASFVEAF, from the exons ATGGATGAGTGTATGCTCAACGATTTGCTCGAATGTTCGGTTTGCCTTGAGCGACTGGATACTTCCAGCAAAGTATTGCCCTGCCAGCATACcttttgcaaaaaatgtcTGGAAGAAATTCTCAGCACTCACAGGGAGCTCAGATGTCCGGAGTGCAGGGTCCTCGTCGATGTAAAGATCGACGACCTCCCACCAAATGTGCTTTTGATGCGGATCTTGGAAGGGATGCGCAACGCTACCCCCAGGGCCATTAAGACTTCAGTACGTGGTACTCCGGGTCCCCAAAGATTGCTCGGAGGTCATCAGGTCGCTCCGGTTTCAGCCACCGCCAACCAAGTCCCTATTACGATCCCGGTCGAGCCTATGCGCCAAACAAATTCTGCGGCTAAACAGGTTCACCTGCACAATCAGCCTTACGGTCGTGCTATTTATGATTATATATCCAAGGTGCCAGG AGATCTGAGTTTCAAGAAAGGTGACATAGTGATTCTGAGTAAGAAGATTGATAACAATTGGTACTTTGGAGAATGTGGAAATAGCCATGGAGTTTTTCCTTTATCTTATGTCCAG GTAATGACACCATTGCCACCCCACGTACCCCAGTGTAAAGCTTTATATGACTTCCGGATGACTAATGACGATGAAGATGGATGTCTCACTTTTAATAAG ggTGAAGTTATCAGTGTAATAAGAAGAGTCGATGAAAATTGGGCTGAAGGCAAACTGCTGGATCGTATCGGGATATTTCCCCTTGCTTTTGTTGAATTAAACAGCATCGCTAGAGCCTTGATGAAACTCTCTACCAA CGCACAACCAGGACCGTCCAGAGTAGCACCTCCAACACCCACTAATGAAGAAACGACTCCACTTATCCCAACAGATCATTCTCGCAATGTACAAGCAGCAAGTCAGCCTCGACCGCAAATACCTTTG GCGTCCACACTGCCAATGTCAGATTCTAGTTCAGTTGTTTCATCTGGCGGCAGTTCGACGACAACAACTCCTAATACTCCAAACAGTTCAAATACTTCAAGTAGCTCAAGTACAGCACCTAGTAGCCCAAGTAGTCCTGCAGCAACGTCACCACCTGCTGTCGGAAGTAGACATAGCATGAAGCGCCACAGTTTCACTGCCATGAATTCTGGCCATCATCCACACACTCATCACAGACATAGTGCTGAGATTCTTAGTCCAGCAATTGATGCTGCGCTGACCGGTGCAAATGAACCTTTTACTCCAGTCCAG ACAAGCAGTAGCACTGATCCTGGTGTACGCCATAAACGTAGTGGCAGCAGTGATCTGGTACTCGCACAGCCATCTCAAAGTATGCTTACGACTCCTGGTGGTAGTCACTTACCAGCGGCATATATAGCTCTCTATCCATACAAACCGCAGAAGGCTGACGAGTTGGAATTGCGTAAAGGTGGAATTTATATGGTAACTGAACGCTGTCAGGATGGCTGGTTCAAAGGGACGTCAAATCGAACGCAAAAATGTGGAGTTTTTCCTGGGAATTACGTTGCCCCAGCAAA GTCCCAATTACAGATACGCAACATTTGCCGTAATGCATCAAGTACAGCTACTCATCAAAGTAATCAATCGACGTCTGTCTCTTCAAGCGGCAATGAGCCACGACCTTGCATAACTTATACTAGAAACAAAGGTCCTGCCCCACAACCCCTCGGTTCCCGTCCTCCACCACCTGAGCTTCCTCCCAGAACTACAAGCCCTGCATCTGGTATATCTTCATCGTGGCACAGTCAAGGTGAAACTCAGAATCAAGGTCAATCTCAGGCCAATGAACAACAATCTTTGGCAGCCAATCCACTGGGACGGAGTCACAGTGCAGTTATGTCCTCAAATCTAG CTTCTCCAGGCAAACAGACAATGTTACTTTCACCATTGGGTGATCTAAACAGAAGTCCTAACAACACACTGCGTTTAGCCAGCACTGTGAGCCCGCCTCCCAATACTTCCGTGGCAGCTGGTACTGCAAGAAATATTGAGAAG aaagagaaaaaagaaaaaggtgtCTCACTGATGCGTCGCTTAACTaacattaaaaaatcaaagtcTCCTCCACCAACGTCGTATTCAATGGATAATCCAGTGTTTGATGATGGAAACACTGTAACTGTTGTAAATCCCGTCCACATTag ATCGGGTTCTTGCCCGAGCCAGCTACTGCAGGTTTGTCCACAGTTGGATGTAAATACTCAAAATACACATCTTCGTCTCTACACCGGTTCTGGTTCAAGTCACGCAACTGCATCCCAAAGACTGAAACATAAGGAGCGGCCCTCCTTACCTGTCACTTTTTTGCAAAG gagTGGGGATAATGGAGTAAGCACAGCTGCCGTAGGAAATCATCATCGTAAGAGTAATTCATTGGATGCTGGTTCCGCAAA
- the LOC107221043 gene encoding E3 ubiquitin-protein ligase SH3RF3-like isoform X3 gives MDECMLNDLLECSVCLERLDTSSKVLPCQHTFCKKCLEEILSTHRELRCPECRVLVDVKIDDLPPNVLLMRILEGMRNATPRAIKTSVRGTPGPQRLLGGHQVAPVSATANQVPITIPVEPMRQTNSAAKQVHLHNQPYGRAIYDYISKVPGDLSFKKGDIVILSKKIDNNWYFGECGNSHGVFPLSYVQVMTPLPPHVPQCKALYDFRMTNDDEDGCLTFNKGEVISVIRRVDENWAEGKLLDRIGIFPLAFVELNSIARALMKLSTNAQPGPSRVAPPTPTNEETTPLIPTDHSRNVQAASQPRPQIPLASTLPMSDSSSVVSSGGSSTTTTPNTPNSSNTSSSSSTAPSSPSSPAATSPPAVGSRHSMKRHSFTAMNSGHHPHTHHRHSAEILSPAIDAALTGANEPFTPVQTSSSTDPGVRHKRSGSSDLVLAQPSQSMLTTPGGSHLPAAYIALYPYKPQKADELELRKGGIYMVTERCQDGWFKGTSNRTQKCGVFPGNYVAPAKSQLQIRNICRNASSTATHQSNQSTSVSSSGNEPRPCITYTRNKGPAPQPLGSRPPPPELPPRTTSPASGISSSWHSQGETQNQGQSQANEQQSLAANPLGRSHSAVMSSNLASTVSPPPNTSVAAGTARNIEKKEKKEKGVSLMRRLTNIKKSKSPPPTSYSMDNPVFDDGNTVTVVNPVHIRSGSCPSQLLQVCPQLDVNTQNTHLRLYTGSGSSHATASQRLKHKERPSLPVTFLQRSGDNGVSTAAVGNHHRKSNSLDAGSAKQSKQQTSVRERDRVYRFRCIVPYPPNSEFELELRVGDIIHVLKKRDDGWYKGTLQRTGRTGLFPASFVEAF, from the exons ATGGATGAGTGTATGCTCAACGATTTGCTCGAATGTTCGGTTTGCCTTGAGCGACTGGATACTTCCAGCAAAGTATTGCCCTGCCAGCATACcttttgcaaaaaatgtcTGGAAGAAATTCTCAGCACTCACAGGGAGCTCAGATGTCCGGAGTGCAGGGTCCTCGTCGATGTAAAGATCGACGACCTCCCACCAAATGTGCTTTTGATGCGGATCTTGGAAGGGATGCGCAACGCTACCCCCAGGGCCATTAAGACTTCAGTACGTGGTACTCCGGGTCCCCAAAGATTGCTCGGAGGTCATCAGGTCGCTCCGGTTTCAGCCACCGCCAACCAAGTCCCTATTACGATCCCGGTCGAGCCTATGCGCCAAACAAATTCTGCGGCTAAACAGGTTCACCTGCACAATCAGCCTTACGGTCGTGCTATTTATGATTATATATCCAAGGTGCCAGG AGATCTGAGTTTCAAGAAAGGTGACATAGTGATTCTGAGTAAGAAGATTGATAACAATTGGTACTTTGGAGAATGTGGAAATAGCCATGGAGTTTTTCCTTTATCTTATGTCCAG GTAATGACACCATTGCCACCCCACGTACCCCAGTGTAAAGCTTTATATGACTTCCGGATGACTAATGACGATGAAGATGGATGTCTCACTTTTAATAAG ggTGAAGTTATCAGTGTAATAAGAAGAGTCGATGAAAATTGGGCTGAAGGCAAACTGCTGGATCGTATCGGGATATTTCCCCTTGCTTTTGTTGAATTAAACAGCATCGCTAGAGCCTTGATGAAACTCTCTACCAA CGCACAACCAGGACCGTCCAGAGTAGCACCTCCAACACCCACTAATGAAGAAACGACTCCACTTATCCCAACAGATCATTCTCGCAATGTACAAGCAGCAAGTCAGCCTCGACCGCAAATACCTTTG GCGTCCACACTGCCAATGTCAGATTCTAGTTCAGTTGTTTCATCTGGCGGCAGTTCGACGACAACAACTCCTAATACTCCAAACAGTTCAAATACTTCAAGTAGCTCAAGTACAGCACCTAGTAGCCCAAGTAGTCCTGCAGCAACGTCACCACCTGCTGTCGGAAGTAGACATAGCATGAAGCGCCACAGTTTCACTGCCATGAATTCTGGCCATCATCCACACACTCATCACAGACATAGTGCTGAGATTCTTAGTCCAGCAATTGATGCTGCGCTGACCGGTGCAAATGAACCTTTTACTCCAGTCCAG ACAAGCAGTAGCACTGATCCTGGTGTACGCCATAAACGTAGTGGCAGCAGTGATCTGGTACTCGCACAGCCATCTCAAAGTATGCTTACGACTCCTGGTGGTAGTCACTTACCAGCGGCATATATAGCTCTCTATCCATACAAACCGCAGAAGGCTGACGAGTTGGAATTGCGTAAAGGTGGAATTTATATGGTAACTGAACGCTGTCAGGATGGCTGGTTCAAAGGGACGTCAAATCGAACGCAAAAATGTGGAGTTTTTCCTGGGAATTACGTTGCCCCAGCAAA GTCCCAATTACAGATACGCAACATTTGCCGTAATGCATCAAGTACAGCTACTCATCAAAGTAATCAATCGACGTCTGTCTCTTCAAGCGGCAATGAGCCACGACCTTGCATAACTTATACTAGAAACAAAGGTCCTGCCCCACAACCCCTCGGTTCCCGTCCTCCACCACCTGAGCTTCCTCCCAGAACTACAAGCCCTGCATCTGGTATATCTTCATCGTGGCACAGTCAAGGTGAAACTCAGAATCAAGGTCAATCTCAGGCCAATGAACAACAATCTTTGGCAGCCAATCCACTGGGACGGAGTCACAGTGCAGTTATGTCCTCAAATCTAG CCAGCACTGTGAGCCCGCCTCCCAATACTTCCGTGGCAGCTGGTACTGCAAGAAATATTGAGAAG aaagagaaaaaagaaaaaggtgtCTCACTGATGCGTCGCTTAACTaacattaaaaaatcaaagtcTCCTCCACCAACGTCGTATTCAATGGATAATCCAGTGTTTGATGATGGAAACACTGTAACTGTTGTAAATCCCGTCCACATTag ATCGGGTTCTTGCCCGAGCCAGCTACTGCAGGTTTGTCCACAGTTGGATGTAAATACTCAAAATACACATCTTCGTCTCTACACCGGTTCTGGTTCAAGTCACGCAACTGCATCCCAAAGACTGAAACATAAGGAGCGGCCCTCCTTACCTGTCACTTTTTTGCAAAG gagTGGGGATAATGGAGTAAGCACAGCTGCCGTAGGAAATCATCATCGTAAGAGTAATTCATTGGATGCTGGTTCCGCAAA
- the LOC107221043 gene encoding E3 ubiquitin-protein ligase SH3RF3-like isoform X2: MDECMLNDLLECSVCLERLDTSSKVLPCQHTFCKKCLEEILSTHRELRCPECRVLVDVKIDDLPPNVLLMRILEGMRNATPRAIKTSVRGTPGPQRLLGGHQVAPVSATANQVPITIPVEPMRQTNSAAKQVHLHNQPYGRAIYDYISKVPGDLSFKKGDIVILSKKIDNNWYFGECGNSHGVFPLSYVQVMTPLPPHVPQCKALYDFRMTNDDEDGCLTFNKGEVISVIRRVDENWAEGKLLDRIGIFPLAFVELNSIARALMKLSTNAQPGPSRVAPPTPTNEETTPLIPTDHSRNVQAASQPRPQIPLASTLPMSDSSSVVSSGGSSTTTTPNTPNSSNTSSSSSTAPSSPSSPAATSPPAVGSRHSMKRHSFTAMNSGHHPHTHHRHSAEILSPAIDAALTGANEPFTPVQTSSSTDPGVRHKRSGSSDLVLAQPSQSMLTTPGGSHLPAAYIALYPYKPQKADELELRKGGIYMVTERCQDGWFKGTSNRTQKCGVFPGNYVAPAKSQLQIRNICRNASSTATHQSNQSTSVSSSGNEPRPCITYTRNKGPAPQPLGSRPPPPELPPRTTSPASGISSSWHSQGETQNQGQSQANEQQSLAANPLGRSHSAVMSSNLGKQTMLLSPLGDLNRSPNNTLRLASTVSPPPNTSVAAGTARNIEKKEKKEKGVSLMRRLTNIKKSKSPPPTSYSMDNPVFDDGNTVTVVNPVHIRSGSCPSQLLQVCPQLDVNTQNTHLRLYTGSGSSHATASQRLKHKERPSLPVTFLQRSGDNGVSTAAVGNHHRKSNSLDAGSAKQSKQQTSVRERDRVYRFRCIVPYPPNSEFELELRVGDIIHVLKKRDDGWYKGTLQRTGRTGLFPASFVEAF; encoded by the exons ATGGATGAGTGTATGCTCAACGATTTGCTCGAATGTTCGGTTTGCCTTGAGCGACTGGATACTTCCAGCAAAGTATTGCCCTGCCAGCATACcttttgcaaaaaatgtcTGGAAGAAATTCTCAGCACTCACAGGGAGCTCAGATGTCCGGAGTGCAGGGTCCTCGTCGATGTAAAGATCGACGACCTCCCACCAAATGTGCTTTTGATGCGGATCTTGGAAGGGATGCGCAACGCTACCCCCAGGGCCATTAAGACTTCAGTACGTGGTACTCCGGGTCCCCAAAGATTGCTCGGAGGTCATCAGGTCGCTCCGGTTTCAGCCACCGCCAACCAAGTCCCTATTACGATCCCGGTCGAGCCTATGCGCCAAACAAATTCTGCGGCTAAACAGGTTCACCTGCACAATCAGCCTTACGGTCGTGCTATTTATGATTATATATCCAAGGTGCCAGG AGATCTGAGTTTCAAGAAAGGTGACATAGTGATTCTGAGTAAGAAGATTGATAACAATTGGTACTTTGGAGAATGTGGAAATAGCCATGGAGTTTTTCCTTTATCTTATGTCCAG GTAATGACACCATTGCCACCCCACGTACCCCAGTGTAAAGCTTTATATGACTTCCGGATGACTAATGACGATGAAGATGGATGTCTCACTTTTAATAAG ggTGAAGTTATCAGTGTAATAAGAAGAGTCGATGAAAATTGGGCTGAAGGCAAACTGCTGGATCGTATCGGGATATTTCCCCTTGCTTTTGTTGAATTAAACAGCATCGCTAGAGCCTTGATGAAACTCTCTACCAA CGCACAACCAGGACCGTCCAGAGTAGCACCTCCAACACCCACTAATGAAGAAACGACTCCACTTATCCCAACAGATCATTCTCGCAATGTACAAGCAGCAAGTCAGCCTCGACCGCAAATACCTTTG GCGTCCACACTGCCAATGTCAGATTCTAGTTCAGTTGTTTCATCTGGCGGCAGTTCGACGACAACAACTCCTAATACTCCAAACAGTTCAAATACTTCAAGTAGCTCAAGTACAGCACCTAGTAGCCCAAGTAGTCCTGCAGCAACGTCACCACCTGCTGTCGGAAGTAGACATAGCATGAAGCGCCACAGTTTCACTGCCATGAATTCTGGCCATCATCCACACACTCATCACAGACATAGTGCTGAGATTCTTAGTCCAGCAATTGATGCTGCGCTGACCGGTGCAAATGAACCTTTTACTCCAGTCCAG ACAAGCAGTAGCACTGATCCTGGTGTACGCCATAAACGTAGTGGCAGCAGTGATCTGGTACTCGCACAGCCATCTCAAAGTATGCTTACGACTCCTGGTGGTAGTCACTTACCAGCGGCATATATAGCTCTCTATCCATACAAACCGCAGAAGGCTGACGAGTTGGAATTGCGTAAAGGTGGAATTTATATGGTAACTGAACGCTGTCAGGATGGCTGGTTCAAAGGGACGTCAAATCGAACGCAAAAATGTGGAGTTTTTCCTGGGAATTACGTTGCCCCAGCAAA GTCCCAATTACAGATACGCAACATTTGCCGTAATGCATCAAGTACAGCTACTCATCAAAGTAATCAATCGACGTCTGTCTCTTCAAGCGGCAATGAGCCACGACCTTGCATAACTTATACTAGAAACAAAGGTCCTGCCCCACAACCCCTCGGTTCCCGTCCTCCACCACCTGAGCTTCCTCCCAGAACTACAAGCCCTGCATCTGGTATATCTTCATCGTGGCACAGTCAAGGTGAAACTCAGAATCAAGGTCAATCTCAGGCCAATGAACAACAATCTTTGGCAGCCAATCCACTGGGACGGAGTCACAGTGCAGTTATGTCCTCAAATCTAG GCAAACAGACAATGTTACTTTCACCATTGGGTGATCTAAACAGAAGTCCTAACAACACACTGCGTTTAGCCAGCACTGTGAGCCCGCCTCCCAATACTTCCGTGGCAGCTGGTACTGCAAGAAATATTGAGAAG aaagagaaaaaagaaaaaggtgtCTCACTGATGCGTCGCTTAACTaacattaaaaaatcaaagtcTCCTCCACCAACGTCGTATTCAATGGATAATCCAGTGTTTGATGATGGAAACACTGTAACTGTTGTAAATCCCGTCCACATTag ATCGGGTTCTTGCCCGAGCCAGCTACTGCAGGTTTGTCCACAGTTGGATGTAAATACTCAAAATACACATCTTCGTCTCTACACCGGTTCTGGTTCAAGTCACGCAACTGCATCCCAAAGACTGAAACATAAGGAGCGGCCCTCCTTACCTGTCACTTTTTTGCAAAG gagTGGGGATAATGGAGTAAGCACAGCTGCCGTAGGAAATCATCATCGTAAGAGTAATTCATTGGATGCTGGTTCCGCAAA
- the LOC107221043 gene encoding E3 ubiquitin-protein ligase SH3RF3-like isoform X4 translates to MDECMLNDLLECSVCLERLDTSSKVLPCQHTFCKKCLEEILSTHRELRCPECRVLVDVKIDDLPPNVLLMRILEGMRNATPRAIKTSVRGTPGPQRLLGGHQVAPVSATANQVPITIPVEPMRQTNSAAKQVHLHNQPYGRAIYDYISKVPGDLSFKKGDIVILSKKIDNNWYFGECGNSHGVFPLSYVQVMTPLPPHVPQCKALYDFRMTNDDEDGCLTFNKGEVISVIRRVDENWAEGKLLDRIGIFPLAFVELNSIARALMKLSTNAQPGPSRVAPPTPTNEETTPLIPTDHSRNVQAASQPRPQIPLASTLPMSDSSSVVSSGGSSTTTTPNTPNSSNTSSSSSTAPSSPSSPAATSPPAVGSRHSMKRHSFTAMNSGHHPHTHHRHSAEILSPAIDAALTGANEPFTPVQTSSSTDPGVRHKRSGSSDLVLAQPSQSMLTTPGGSHLPAAYIALYPYKPQKADELELRKGGIYMVTERCQDGWFKGTSNRTQKCGVFPGNYVAPAKSQLQIRNICRNASSTATHQSNQSTSVSSSGNEPRPCITYTRNKGPAPQPLGSRPPPPELPPRTTSPASGISSSWHSQGETQNQGQSQANEQQSLAANPLGRSHSAVMSSNLASPGKQTMLLSPLGDLNRSPNNTLRLASTVSPPPNTSVAAGTARNIEKKEKKEKGVSLMRRLTNIKKSKSPPPTSYSMDNPVFDDGNTVTVVNPVHIRSGDNGVSTAAVGNHHRKSNSLDAGSAKQSKQQTSVRERDRVYRFRCIVPYPPNSEFELELRVGDIIHVLKKRDDGWYKGTLQRTGRTGLFPASFVEAF, encoded by the exons ATGGATGAGTGTATGCTCAACGATTTGCTCGAATGTTCGGTTTGCCTTGAGCGACTGGATACTTCCAGCAAAGTATTGCCCTGCCAGCATACcttttgcaaaaaatgtcTGGAAGAAATTCTCAGCACTCACAGGGAGCTCAGATGTCCGGAGTGCAGGGTCCTCGTCGATGTAAAGATCGACGACCTCCCACCAAATGTGCTTTTGATGCGGATCTTGGAAGGGATGCGCAACGCTACCCCCAGGGCCATTAAGACTTCAGTACGTGGTACTCCGGGTCCCCAAAGATTGCTCGGAGGTCATCAGGTCGCTCCGGTTTCAGCCACCGCCAACCAAGTCCCTATTACGATCCCGGTCGAGCCTATGCGCCAAACAAATTCTGCGGCTAAACAGGTTCACCTGCACAATCAGCCTTACGGTCGTGCTATTTATGATTATATATCCAAGGTGCCAGG AGATCTGAGTTTCAAGAAAGGTGACATAGTGATTCTGAGTAAGAAGATTGATAACAATTGGTACTTTGGAGAATGTGGAAATAGCCATGGAGTTTTTCCTTTATCTTATGTCCAG GTAATGACACCATTGCCACCCCACGTACCCCAGTGTAAAGCTTTATATGACTTCCGGATGACTAATGACGATGAAGATGGATGTCTCACTTTTAATAAG ggTGAAGTTATCAGTGTAATAAGAAGAGTCGATGAAAATTGGGCTGAAGGCAAACTGCTGGATCGTATCGGGATATTTCCCCTTGCTTTTGTTGAATTAAACAGCATCGCTAGAGCCTTGATGAAACTCTCTACCAA CGCACAACCAGGACCGTCCAGAGTAGCACCTCCAACACCCACTAATGAAGAAACGACTCCACTTATCCCAACAGATCATTCTCGCAATGTACAAGCAGCAAGTCAGCCTCGACCGCAAATACCTTTG GCGTCCACACTGCCAATGTCAGATTCTAGTTCAGTTGTTTCATCTGGCGGCAGTTCGACGACAACAACTCCTAATACTCCAAACAGTTCAAATACTTCAAGTAGCTCAAGTACAGCACCTAGTAGCCCAAGTAGTCCTGCAGCAACGTCACCACCTGCTGTCGGAAGTAGACATAGCATGAAGCGCCACAGTTTCACTGCCATGAATTCTGGCCATCATCCACACACTCATCACAGACATAGTGCTGAGATTCTTAGTCCAGCAATTGATGCTGCGCTGACCGGTGCAAATGAACCTTTTACTCCAGTCCAG ACAAGCAGTAGCACTGATCCTGGTGTACGCCATAAACGTAGTGGCAGCAGTGATCTGGTACTCGCACAGCCATCTCAAAGTATGCTTACGACTCCTGGTGGTAGTCACTTACCAGCGGCATATATAGCTCTCTATCCATACAAACCGCAGAAGGCTGACGAGTTGGAATTGCGTAAAGGTGGAATTTATATGGTAACTGAACGCTGTCAGGATGGCTGGTTCAAAGGGACGTCAAATCGAACGCAAAAATGTGGAGTTTTTCCTGGGAATTACGTTGCCCCAGCAAA GTCCCAATTACAGATACGCAACATTTGCCGTAATGCATCAAGTACAGCTACTCATCAAAGTAATCAATCGACGTCTGTCTCTTCAAGCGGCAATGAGCCACGACCTTGCATAACTTATACTAGAAACAAAGGTCCTGCCCCACAACCCCTCGGTTCCCGTCCTCCACCACCTGAGCTTCCTCCCAGAACTACAAGCCCTGCATCTGGTATATCTTCATCGTGGCACAGTCAAGGTGAAACTCAGAATCAAGGTCAATCTCAGGCCAATGAACAACAATCTTTGGCAGCCAATCCACTGGGACGGAGTCACAGTGCAGTTATGTCCTCAAATCTAG CTTCTCCAGGCAAACAGACAATGTTACTTTCACCATTGGGTGATCTAAACAGAAGTCCTAACAACACACTGCGTTTAGCCAGCACTGTGAGCCCGCCTCCCAATACTTCCGTGGCAGCTGGTACTGCAAGAAATATTGAGAAG aaagagaaaaaagaaaaaggtgtCTCACTGATGCGTCGCTTAACTaacattaaaaaatcaaagtcTCCTCCACCAACGTCGTATTCAATGGATAATCCAGTGTTTGATGATGGAAACACTGTAACTGTTGTAAATCCCGTCCACATTag gagTGGGGATAATGGAGTAAGCACAGCTGCCGTAGGAAATCATCATCGTAAGAGTAATTCATTGGATGCTGGTTCCGCAAA